One window of the Nicotiana tabacum cultivar K326 chromosome 4, ASM71507v2, whole genome shotgun sequence genome contains the following:
- the LOC107765244 gene encoding mitogen-activated protein kinase kinase 9, which yields MALVRERRQLNLRLPLPEPSERRPRFPLPLPPSISTTTTAPTTTISISELEKLKVLGHGNGGTVYKVRHKRTSAIYALKVVHGDSDPEIRRQILREISILRRTDSPYVIKCHGVIDMPGGDIGILMEYMNVGTLESLLKSQATFSELSLAKIAKQVLSGLDYLHNHKIIHRDLKPSNLLVNREMEVKIADFGVSKIMCRTLDPCNSYVGTCAYMSPERFDPDTYGVNYNGYAADIWSLGLTLMELYMGHFPFLPPGQRPDWATLMCAICFGEPPSLPEGTSGNFRDFIECCLQKESSKRWSAQQLLQHPFILSIDLKST from the coding sequence ATGGCCTTAGTCCGAGAACGTCGACAGCTCAATCTCAGACTTCCCTTGCCGGAACCCTCCGAACGCCGCCCTCGTTTCCCCTTACCCCTCCCTCCTTCCATCTCCACCACCACAACTGCTCCTACCACTACTATCTCCATCTCGGAACTCGAAAAGCTTAAGGTTCTCGGTCACGGAAACGGCGGAACTGTGTACAAAGTCCGCCACAAACGCACATCCGCAATCTACGCTCTCAAAGTCGTTCACGGCGATAGCGACCCCGAGATTCGCCGTCAAATCCTCCGTGAAATCTCCATCCTTCGCCGGACGGATTCTCCTTACGTCATCAAGTGCCACGGTGTCATCGACATGCCCGGCGGCGACATCGGTATCCTTATGGAGTACATGAACGTCGGCACACTAGAAAGTCTTTTAAAATCACAAGCAACTTTCTCCGAACTTAGCTTAGCAAAAATCGCTAAGCAAGTACTTAGCGGACTCGACTACTTACACAATCACAAAATCATTCACAGAGATTTAAAACCTTCGAACCTTCTAGTAAATCGCGAGATGGAAGTAAAAATCGCCGATTTCGGAGTGAGTAAAATCATGTGCAGGACTTTAGATCCTTGCAATTCATACGTTGGAACTTGTGCTTATATGAGCCCAGAAAGGTTTGATCCAGACACTTATGGAGTTAACTACAACGGTTACGCAGCTGATATTTGGAGTTTGGGCTTGACTTTAATGGAACTATATATGGGCCACTTTCCGTTCTTGCCACCTGGACAGAGACCGGACTGGGCTACGCTAATGTGCGCCATATGCTTCGGTGAGCCGCCCAGTTTGCCTGAAGGGACGTCGGGAAATTTCAGAGATTTTATCGAGTGTTGTTTACAGAAAGAGTCCAGTAAAAGGTGGAGCGCTCAGCAACTTTTGCAACATCCGTTTATACTGAGCATCGATTTGAAGTCCACGTAA